AAATAGAGTCAGTTGCTTCAATTTTGCACAAAGCCAAAAAACAAGAAAGGCCCAATAGGACAAAACATGGAAGGTTTATAGAATACGAAGATTTTTCAATTATCCATTGACCCCGTATTAGCATGCTTCATGATTCTTTCAACTACAGCATCTGTATTTTAGACTGGTCATGTAAGAACCCTTCTGCACTGCGGCGGCTAAAAGTACTTATATACTGCTGCAACATAGTTCCACCCCGGATGAGGGATACATACTATAATCAGGACTGCATAACCGGTGCACGTGACCATATTCCTGACCGAAGTGTCGATCTTATCATCACAGATCCTCCATTTGCCATAAATGGTAACAATCTCCACAAACATTATCACAGGAAAGAAGAGCATGTGTTCGAAGGGTATGTTGAGGTGGATCAGGAAGAATACCGTGATTTTTCCATAAAGTGGATGCATGAGGCCCACAGGGTTCTCAAGGACACTGGTTCCATGTATGTGGTCTCAGGATGGAGCAATCTTCTGGATATACTGCTTGCTCTTGAAAAAAATGATTTTGAATTGATCAACCATATTATATGGAAATATAATTTCGGCGTGAGTACAAGGCACAAGTTCGTTACGTCTCATTACCACATTCTCTACTGTAAAAAATCAGCTGCAAAAAAAGTGAAATTTAATACCTTCTGCAGATTTGGAACATCTGAGAAGCATGACGATAACAGTTCTATGCTTTATAATGACCTGGAAGATGTATGGGTGATCAACAGGGATTTCAAGAAAGGCAGGTTAAGGAATAAGAACACCCTTCCTGCAGAACTGTTAAAGAAGATGATCCTTTACTCCTCAGATGAAAATGACCTTGTCTGTGATTTTTTCCTGGGCAGTTTCTCCACGGCAAAGATATCTAAGTCTCTCAACAGATATTCCACAGGCTTTGAGGTAAATAGCGATGTGTATGATTACCAGCTGGAACAAATGCACAATATAGAACGTGGTTACATACTTAAAGAACTGTGCTCCAATGGGGGAAATCCGCATCACAACCAGAGGAAGCGCTGGACGGAAGAAGAAGCAAATAAGGTCATTGCACGCTATGATGCTATTAAGAGTGCTGGGCTCACAGACAAAAAAGCCTACCAGTTACTTTCCATGGAATTTGGCCGGGGGTATTTCTCTATGATGAACATTACTAAGAAAAACAGGAAATAACAATTTCTCATTCCAGTTTTTTCATTATATTATAGTCCATGATCGTAGAAACAGGGTATGCTTTTACAGGAATACCGGCTTCTGCAATAGCTGAGATGGCATTGCTTCCCACTATCACAGGTATGCCTGCTTTTCCTCTTTCCATAGGTACGTTGAAAACATCTTCGCTGGTCTCCCCTATCTGAAGATATCCGTTGATATCGGAGTCTTTTGCAAGTTCCATTACCTCATGTGCCTTTTCCCTTGCAGAACCCGGTATGTGGCGCAGGTTAGCAAGCAGCTTTCCATTACCACTTTCAATATAATCGAGCACTGAAGTAGAATGCCTGTTAATGAATATTTTAATAGGATCTATCGATGTTCCGCTGTAGCCTATGATATCTACAAAACTTACGGGCTGGTGAGCTTCCATCTGCATAAGCCCTCCATATAATGGAGTTGAAGGAATCCCGTTCTTCAGAAGGATACCGTCATAGGTGATACTACATACATTGGCTATTGCAAATTTACCGTCAGGTACGAAGATATCATCTTCTTCAGAGTCCTCATCCACTATCCTTATCCTGGGGCTTATGGATATTCCGGCATTAATTGCATATTTCAGCACATCCATAGCTTTCTCATAATCACTTTTGTCAATGATGGATACATTCACTATGACATTACCTTTCTTTTCCCGAAGGTCGTATGTGGTCTTGTACACCAGTTCTTCTATCCGGGTGATGACCAGATCCAGCCTGTCACTTATAAGTGCGTCACTGAGTTCTTTCTGTCCGTGTTCCGTTATGGTACGCCCGATATATCCATGCTTCTTGGTGAATCCCCTTTCATCCAGTATGCGCAGGTGATAACGTACAGCCCTTTCTCCAATGGCATACCCCCTGTTCTGCAGTTCATCTGCTATCAGGCGAGCTCCTAATGGTTTGTCGCTCTTGCTGATTATCCGCATTATTTCAATAAGTTTCCTTTCGACATTGGGGTCTGTCATAGTTATTCCTGTCTGTATTTTGTTTCAAAGGTTAGTTTGGGATTAATGGAATATATCCGTCATATCTATAAAGATTATGTATCAGGTTCTATTGTGTTTTTTGAGCAAATTGCATGATCATGTTGCATATCCTTAGAATATGTGCTCTTATATGTTTCTTTCTTCATTTGTTTCGTGCATAAAACTAGGTTACTTTATTATGATTGTAGAAAGTTTCATATTCTATGCCATTCAATTCTTAGTTTGGAGTAGTGGGTAAAAAAGCCCATTCCCATTGAATATAAAAGGAGTGTTATAAGAAATGTTATTTATGGACATAAGTACTTGGGCACCGGAACACAGAGAAGATATCCTGAAACACTTCAAGGAAATTAGGCCACCGGCGGGTATTCATGTTGTCAATCAGTGGCTGGACCTTACAGGCGGCAGATTCTTTATTCTCTATGAGGCTGAGAGTTCAGAGGCATACGCAGCTTTCAATCTGCCGTGGTCTGATGTTTGTACCATCGACAGTGTGCCGGTCATGGAGGCAATTGATTTCATAAAACACATGGCAGAACATGGATTGAAATTCTAAGTTCTGAAAAATAATTGGTCGGCCTTAAAGGCTGACGCACTTTTCTATTTTTCAATGCATATAGTTCTACATTGCTGCTGAAAGAGTTATCTTTCTATCTGAATCTCCTACAAGCAAGTTGAAATCCCCGGCAGGCAAAGCCGCAGTATTGTAATCATATGTGAACTTTCCTTCATTGTCAGCATCTATGATCTCCGCAGCTTCAAGGTAGATGGTCACTTCTTTTTCTCCTTCCTTTGCCTGGCCATGGATGGAAATATCATATTTTCCTGAAGGTACGTTCTCTTCTGAATAAACAGCTTCATCACTATTAGCTTCAAATGTCCTTGTGTAGGTAATGAACATCTTCACGCTGAAACTAAGATCCTTGGCTTTACGGCCCTTTATGGTAAACTTGTTCGGACCATCGGGTATCTCTACTTTGTCCATATTGTATTCATATTTCCCATCTATGACCGGAACCTTCTTTTCAAAAGATACCTTAACCTTGACCTTGGCCTCAGGATCAGTGCTACCTGTAATAGTAAGAGTATCACCAACCAGGGGCAACTCTGGTATGTGTTCCCAATTAACATTCATATTGTTAGTACTGATATCAAGATCACGGTATTTTGGACGATTTATAGTTTTCAGCAAATTAAGAAAAGAGCTCTTTTTTTTTTTAGTATTGCTCACTATTTCCCCCCACAGACCTTAAAATATATGGATACAATGGAAGATTTACTCTTCCTGTTCCTTTTTCATTTCTTCTTCTGATTCAGCTTCCTTTTCTACTTCTTCAGTTTCTTCCTTTTTCTCGCCGATCATCTCATCAAGCTTATTCTGAAGCTGCTGCATCTGTTCTTTCAGAATTTTGAGGTCATCCTTTTTCACGACTTCTGCACGCTTGAATGTTTCCTGGACCTTTGCATTGATCTTTTTTTCCATCTCTTCAGTCTGTTTTTTCTGCTCTTCGAGGACTTCTTTAACGAATTTCTTACCTTCCTTCTTATTCATCTCTCCACTATCGATTAGCTCCTTTGAAATCTCGTTGATCTTATCCTCAGTAAGGGCCCACAGGCCAATTCCAAAAAGGCCAACTTTTTTTAGAGTATCTTTCATACTATTTTACCTCGTTATGAGTTGTATTCTGATGAAATAAATATCTTTGTACAAGATACGCATGAGCACAGCTATTTCTTGTGGAACAAAAAAGAAAAGTAATATTGATTTTCAGAATTGTATCAATTTCAGGAAATAAGAGATTCTATATTCCTTTCCAAGTACTTGGCATGGCTCATCTCTATAAGGCAATTTGACACTTCCACAGGGTCTCCATCCATTACTACCTTTGCTTCATCTATAAGGACCACCCTGTGAGATACCTCTTTCACGAAGTCCATATGATGGCTAACGATTATCATAGTAGTCCCGAACTCCCTATTAATCCTTTTGAGAGCATTCGTAACATCCCTAAGTGTCACAGGGTCCAGGTCACCGAACGGCTCGTCGAGCATAAGTATTTCCGGATGTGTGGTAAGGGCGAGAGCGATGTAGGCCCTTACATGTTCCCCGCCGCTTATCTGGTAAGGTGTTTTATAAAGGATGCCAAGGGGCAGGTCCAGAGCTTCAAATATCTTTGATGCATGTTCCTTAACATCTTCGAAGGTGACCTTAGGGAAAAGCTTGGCATAGATCTCAGGTGTTATCTGCATCTGATTCATTATCTTATCCTTCTCTTCCTCTGCCATATCAGGTAATGTGTATAGCATATCCAATATCTCTTCAGATACTTCCAGCTCTTTCGCTTTTTTACGGGCATATTCCAGGGATCCTGGACCTTTTATCTGCATTCTGAACCCGATTTGCTGGCCGATAGTGGAATGTGGAGAAAGAGTAAACTCCTGATGCATTATACTTATTTTTTTTCTCAATTCCATCCTTCTGGGATTGAAATTAGTGATGTCTATCCATTCTCCATCGTGCAGATATAGTATTTCTCCGGAAGCAGGTGACGTAAGTCCTTCGATCATCTTAAGCAAAGTAGTTTTGCCAGCCCCCGATTGCCCAATGAGGGATACTATTTCTCCTCTGTTTATATCAAGTGAGAGATTTTTGAAGTTCAGCACCTCTCCTACTCTTATAAGGGTAAGGCGTTTGTTGATGTCTTTTACTTTGATGATGGTTTCTTTTTTCCCTAAAGAACTGATCTCTACCTGTGGCTGCATATCCTTGAGAAAATGTTTCAGTACGGTCTCGGTTTTCCCTTCCTCTATTATATGTCCATCTTCCAGATATATGAGGCGATCAGAAATATACATGTGCAGCTCTGGGAGGTGGGAAACGACTATAATCGGTATGTTTAGCTCTTTTTTTACGTTTTTTATAACGTCAAGAACTTCCTGTTTTGTGCCCGGCCCTGTCATTGTCACAGGTTCATCAAGCAATAACAGCTTTGGTTTTGCAACGATCTGACGTGCAAGAATAAGGCGTTGTTTCTCTCCACCGCTAAGAGCGCTTGTCGCATGCAAGGCTTTATGTTCAAGACCTACAAGCTTAAGGTATTCCATCGATTCCTCGTACATCTCATCGTAATACGGTGAATCACTTTCAGGTAATCCTTCATGTCCCTCGTTTCTGGAGTTTATCTTGCGTATGATGTTCTCTATGGCAGGTCCGTTCCACAAGCCGAAATTACGCTGCAGATGAATTGCAGTGTTCTGTATAAGATCCATCATGTCATCTTTATCAGAATCCGGGAAAAACTGTTTCCCTTCAAGCTCGATAACGCCTTCATCAAAACTCTCCACACCTCGGAGTATTCTTAACAATGTACTTTTTCCGCTTCCGCTTTTTCCCGTTATGCCCAGGATCTCTCCATCATTTACAGTAAAACTGATACCTTCGAGTACTCTCTTTCGTTCATCCAGTACATTATAGTCCTTCGCAAGATTTTTTACTCTAAGCATGAGATACACTCTCCAGACATGGTTCCAGAAGCCATAAAAAAGGAAATTGTTATTATTATTATTATTATTATTATTATTATTATTAATATTGTTATGTATCTACTTTTTGATGGCAGATACAAGTTCCCGGATCTTGCCAGTCACATCGGAAGTTTCTTCCACTACCGTGCCTGTAACGATCATATCAGCACCAGATTGCACACATTTGCGTGCTGTTTCTGCATCCCTGATGCCTCCTCCTACAATAAGCATGTTGTTCCCCAGAGCATGCTTGACAGAAGCGATCATCTGAGGAGTTGCAGGACCGTCTGCACCGGATCCGGTTTCCAGATATGTATAGTGCATACCCAGATATTTGCCTGCAAGAGAATAAGCAACAGCTATTTCAGGCTTGTTCTTCGGAATGAGCCTTGCATCACCTACCCATCCTACTGTGCCTCCAGGCTCGATGATTATATATGCCATGGATATGGCTTCAATACCGCTTTTATACACAAGCGGGGCACCCATAACCTGGTTTCCAGTTATATAATTAATATCTCTTGAGTTGAGCAAGCTCATGAAGAATATGGCATCTGCATACGCACTCACGCCAGATGCACTTCCGGGAAATAATATTATCGGCAGATCAATAACTTCTTTGATCTTCGATATAGTTTGGTCAAGGAGCACACCTCCGGCTCCGGTTGACCCCCCTATCATAATCGCATCCGTGCCACCCTGTGCCGCAGCAAAGGCCATGGCCGCCGCCTCTTCGGGGGACTGGGATGCAGGGTCGATCAGTGTCAAGTGAACTGTACCTTCGCGCTCTGCGATCTCGTTCAGGTACTTTTCCACTTGCATAGACCGGATCAGCCACCCTTTGCTTCCTTGGATTTGGGACGTAGTGCCTTGCTTCCGCATTTTCTGCATCTGTCTGCACGTGAAGCGTTGCGGGCATTACATTTCATACATATCTTTTTGTTAAGTATTCTGTTTTCTGCTTCTGGGAATCTTGCCATGTTAATTCACCTTGATGATATGGAATAAATGATCTTAATAGTAGGCTGCTTACATGAAGTTTAAGACATATAATTGTTTTGGACAGACCGCTCACTTTGGAGGCAGCTCGCTTATTCTTTCCAATAACATTTCCCTTGTGGTCTTTGCATCGGATCTGCCAGCGGTTTTCTTCATAACCTGGCCTACAAGGAAATTCAGTGACTTTTCCTTGCCTCCAAGGTAGTCCTGCAAAGCCTCCGGATTTTCATCGAGTGCCTCTGTAACCGCCTTTGTGACAATGTCGTCCTCCACTTTTATAAGCCCTTTTTCCTTCACAATGGCTGCAGGAGTGCCTCCATTGTCCAGGATCGTCCTGATGATCTCAATGCCGCTTCTCTCAGTGATCTTATTTCCGGTTATGAGTTCTATGATCTCTACCATGTCTTCGACCTTGAAGGCATCCACGCTGATGTCCCGGTAGTTCAATTCTCCTTTAAGGATGTCAGCTACCCACACAGCAGATGCTCCTGGTTCCACCTGCAGGGCTACGTGCTCGTAGAAATTTGCTACCTTTATGTCAGATGTAAGTGCTTTCGCATGCATATCAGCGATTCCGTACTGCTTTATGAACCGTTCCTTCTTCGCATCAGGAAGCTCAGGCAGTGTCTTTAGCACTTCCGGAACCTTGTCAGCCACTCTCATGGGCACAAGGTCGGGTTCCGGGAAGTAGCGGTAGTCATGTTCTTCCTCCTTCGTACGCATAGAAATTGTGACGCCTCTGGCTTCATCGAAGTGCCGGGTTTCCAGTGTAATCTTGCCACCACGTCTGATGTGGTTCTTCTGCCTCATTATCTCGTAAAGCAGAGCTCTCTCTGCTCCCTTGAAGGAGGAGATGTTCTTGACCTCTACACGGTCTCCGTAAAAGACTGAGACGTTAGCATCCACTCTCATAGCTCCCTCAAGATCACCATTGAATACGTCAAGGTAGTCAAGAATGCTCCTTAGCTTGTCCAGATAGCGCCTCGCTTCCTTTGGGCTTCTCATATCCGGCTCGCTGACTATCTCAATAAGTGTCATTCCGGAGCGGTTGTAGTTAATAAGGGTACCCTTGGACTTATCGATGCTTCCCATATGCTGGAGCCTTCCAGGGTCCTCTTCTATATGAGCACGTGTAATCCCTATTTTGCGCTCTCCGTCCTCGCCTTCAATGCTCACTTCACCACCGCTTGCAATAGGGTAGTCGTACTGGGTGGTCTGGAAACCTTTTGGTAGATCAGGGTAGTAGTAGTTCTTCCTGTGGAACTGAGTTTGCTCCACAATGTTACAGTTCAGTGCAAGCCCTATCTTGATAGCAAACTCAACTGCTCTTTCGTTTATGACCGGCAGTGAGCCGGGGAGTCCCAGGCATACGGGACATACGTGCGTGTTGGGTTCGGAGTCATGGTAGTTCGTGGAACAACCGCAGAACAACTTAGTGTTGAGCTTGTTCAGCTGGACGTGGACCTCCAGTCCTATTCTTACTCCGTCAGGATTCTCGTATACCATCATGCCACCTCCGCAGGTCTTCTGGTGTGATGTTCTGTGTTCTGCTCAAAGCTGTAAGCAGCTTTCAGTATAGTAGCCTCATCGAAGTGTTTACCGATTATCTGCAGTCCAATGGGCAGACCATCTGTAAAACCGCAAGGCAGGGATATGGAAGGCACTCCTGCAAGGTTGATAGGTACAGTGTTCACATCTGCCAGGTATAATGCAAGCGGGTCTTCTACTTTTTCTCCCAGCTTAAAGGCAGGGGTGGGCATGGTAGGTGTTATCAGACAGTCGAACTCTTTGAAAGCAAGATCAAAGTCCTGCTTTACAAGTGTTCTGACCTTCAGGGCTTTCAGGTAGTATTTATCATGGTATCCTGCGGAGAGGGCATAAGTTCCCAGCAGTATCCTGCGCTTGACCTCAGCACCAAAGCCTTCTGCACGTGTGCGGGAAGCCATTACATGCCAGTTCTCTCCTTCGTTCCTGTATCCATATCGTGTTCCATCAAATCTGGCAAGGTTAGAGGATGCTTCGCTCATGGCAATGATATAGTAAGCAGCAAGTGCGTATGATGTGTGTGGCAGAGAGACCTGTTCCCATGATGCTCCCATCTCTTCAAAGAGCTGGATGGCATCCCATACGGAGTTCTCAACTGCCGGGTCAATGCCTGCTCCGAAGTATTCTGCAGGCACACCTATCTTCAGACCGGAGACATCGTCAGCAAGAGCATCTTTGTACACTGTTTCGGTCTTTATTGAAGTGCTGTCCCTTGCATCATGCCCTCCTATTACGTCCATAAGGGTTGCGATGTCGGAAACGCATGTTGCCAGAGGTCCGATCTGTTCCAGAGAGTTGGCGTAGGAGATAAGGCCATATCTGGATATTGTTCCGTATGTGGGTTTAAGGCCCACTACTCCACAGAAGGCGGCTGGGCATCTCACTGAGCCTCCGGTATCAGAACCTACTGATATGGGAGCTTCCCCGGCAGCCACTACAGCAGCGCTGCCACCCGATGAGCCACCTGGCACACGTTCCATGTCCCAGGGATTGAGGGTTGGCCCATAGCAGCTGGATTCGGTGGATGTGCCCATAGCGAACTCATCCATGTTCGTCTTGCCCAGAATGATAGCTCCTGCATCCTTGAGCCTTTCTATGATGTGTGCGTCATAAGGAGGTACATATCCCTGTAATATTTTAGAGGAGCATGTGGTGGATATGCCTTTAGTGGAAATGTTGTCTTTGATCGCTATAGGGATGCCTGCAAGTGGTCCGTTGTGGCCCTGCTCGTCTATTTCCCGTGCCTTATCAATTGCCCCTTCCCATACTGTTGTGTAAGCGTTGATCCTGCTTTTCTTTATCCTTTCGAGGTAGGATGCTGTGACCTCCTCTGCGGATCTCTCTGCTATTTTTTCCTTTATCTGTAAAATGTTTGCCCATCCTGTCATGTCCATTCCTCACATAATCTTCGGGGCTAAGAAGTTGCCTTCCTGTTTCTTTTCGGTATTGGCGAGCACTTCTTCCTGTGGCATGGACGGTCTTACCACATCTTCCCTGAACACGTTCACTATATCTGCCACGTGATAAGTTGGGGGTACATTCTCAGTGTCCACCTCATCCAGCTGGCTGAAGTAGTCCAGCACAGCATTCAGTTTCTCCGCATATGCCTGTGCATCGCTTTCATGGATCTCGATGCGGGCCAGCCATCCCACATGTTCGACCTCTTCTTTTGTGATCATTGTAAGTTCCTCTGAATATGAAATGCATTTTCATTTGGTATATGGTATATAAGGCTTACAAAAGCGTACATCCTATATTAAAAATGTGGGTTCTTTTCACCGGCGTTTTATCATCCGGCGACATCTCTTTTATTCATTGCCTTACAATTATTGTTTATGGCTATTCCTGATTACTGGAAGCACACAAAAGCCAAAGCTATCCCCACAACAGTGAAACTGCAGCAGGTATTCTATCAATACGCAATTCATGGTGACAAGGTAATTGACATCGGATGTGCATGCGGTGATGTATGTGATAAGCTTGGATCTGCCGGTTTTTATGTTATCGGAGTGGATATCAACCAGGACGCTCTGAGGCAGGCAGACTTATCCTCAAAAGAAAAAGAACATCTCAGGGATCCCTTTTTCCTGCAGGCAGATGCTTCACTGCTTCCTTTTGCCAATGGAACATTTGACATTGCCATAATGCAGGCTTTCCTCACTACAGTTGCTACAAAAGAGGTCCGTCACAGGATCATCCGGGAAGCCTGCAGGATACTGAAACCGGGGGGCTATCTCTATCTTGCGGATTTCGGACAGACGTGGCACTCAAAGATATATCGGGAACGCTACATCAATGATCTGCCATTGACAAAAGAGGAAGGTTCCATCATTGCCTATGACCAGAAAACAGGGGATAAAGCCTACATCTCTCATCATTTCACAGAAAAGGAACTTGTGTTCCTGCTGGTTGAGAACGGTTTTGAGATAGAGTTCTTCAGGAACGAGGAGTTTACGACAAGAACGGGTAACAGGATCAATGGATTTGTGATTGTGGGGAGAAAAGGTTAGACAGTATTCTTCTGATTCTCATTTATGTGGTTTTAGTGGACAATGAACAGAAAACGATTTCTATCTGTTTTTACAATATTTGCTCTTCTTATACATCAGAGTAAAGGGATTCGAATGGCAAAAAAAAGAGGTAATGATTATCTGAAAGACAAAGGCTTTCTTTCTCAGAAGCAGGATGGTTATTTTTCACTTCGTCTGCACGTTGCAGGAGGAAATCTTACATCTGAAAACCTCAGATACATCGCTGATGCAGCGGATAAATATGGCAAGGGGTATGTCCATGTGACCTCAAGACAGGGTATTGAGGTTCCTTTTGTACATAATAATAATACGGAAGCCATCAGTTCTTTAATGGATAATGCAGGTATTGCTCCCGGAGCATCCGGAAAAAAGATAAGGGCGATAGTTGCATGCCAGGGTAACAGAGTATGTAGTAATGGTATTATAGATTGTCAGGACATATGCGAAAAAATAGATAAAAAATACTTTGGACAACCGGTTCCTTACAAATTCAAGATCGCAGTAACAGGTTGTCCTGCCTCATGCCTGAGAGTCCAGGAGAACGATTTTGGCATCATGGGAACTGTGCAGCCGAAGTTTGTTGAAGAAAATTGCGTTACATGTGGCCTGTGCAAAAAAGTCTGCAAAGTAGATGCTATAGATATCACTGATGGTGTGCTGACCATTGATCCTGATAAATGTATAATGTGCGGGGAGTGCATCAGGGTCTGCAAAAAGGATGCCATGCAGATTGCAAATGAGGGTTTTACTATCTATGTGGGAGGAAAGGTTGGGAGAAAACCACGCATGGGGATAAGGATCCTTAAAACGGTAAGTGAGCCTGTAATGTATGAAGTATTTGAAAGGACCGTTGCTTATTATCGGGAGCATGCTCTTGAGGGCGAAAGGATCATTGATGTGATAGACAGATACGGTATCAATCACTTTGAGAGAGAGATAGGTTATTCTTTTGATCTGATGAGATAAAATATACTATTATTCAGAGTTAAAAACAGGATTGTTTCATGTGTCAAGTTGTGGATAGAGACTATCAGCTGTTGCCACAACGCCACATAGAGAATCTCAAATTAGGATTTTGATTTAAAAACCTATTCCTTTTTTCGTTGATACTGCTATTCTCTTTTTTTTTGGTCAGTGGTAGCTATAAATATAAAAAATTTTGCTTCTTTATGGATAAAAAATCTATCGAGTATAGAGGAGTCCTCTTCGAGGACTCCATAGAAAACTATCTTTACAGAGAAACTGCCTCTATTTGCCAATTTCTTCATTTTCTCTGTATAGAAGACATTTCACAATACGTTGAACGTACTGTGTATACCAACAAACGTTGGCATTTTAAATATAACGTTTCCTCAATGATAAAGCTCTTTATTGTAAAGTGCTTCAGGAATCTCTCTTATGAAAAAACAGTATCCAGTTTAACAGAAGAAGAAGCTATTATGCTATCGTTCTGTGATAAAAATGGGCAAATAAGACTTCCTTCAGCTGGAACCCTCCATCATTTTGTAAAATATAGACTTGGAGAAGATGGGGTCAATGAACTAATAATAATGGTAGGCGAAAAGATTCTTAAAAGCTCAAAGTTAAAAGACGCCAAGATAGATTCAACACCTCTTGAAGCTTCACGATATGACAAATATGCGGATTATAATCCGCATTATAAATGTAAAATGGACAAAGCTCACATTACAATGATTGGAACTTATCCGGTATTTATGACATATACTAATGGCCTTAGTTCTGATTCTACGGAACTTATCAAACACATACACGCATTAAAGAAAATGGAAGCTAATATTGAATTTTATGCTGCGGATGGAGCTTATGACTCATTCCAAAACAATGCAGATATATGGTATCATCTGAATGCAAAACCAATTATTTCCTACTCTTGTGATGCAGTATTGCACAAAGAAGGTGAAGTAGAGAGGATTGATCATTGGGTGAACAAAATGTGGAAACTTGGTGGAGAGGTTCATACCAAAATAGAAAATAAGCTGAAGTTTCTGTATGAAAATGGAAGACAAGAACAAGTTGGGATGTACCTAAGAAATCAAAACATCCTCGATGAATTATTTTGGGAGTTATACAAGAAAAGAGTAGAATGCGAAAAAGTACATGGCCACATGAAAGATACGATGAACTTCGATGTCAGAAGAATAAGAGTAGAGAGCAGAGCTCTCTACTCTCTGCTGAATTTCGTTTCCTATCAACTATTAGTGCTTACTGAATTGCAAAATAAAGTTAAACTCAGGAATTCGTTTGGGAGGCTATTCTAAAAAAGTACATCAAATTAGAATAGAAATATAAGGAGCTAATTTGATGGCCTCCACATAATCCTTTAAACCCAGCCCATTCCTTAATATAACAGCAAGTACCAATTAAATATTCAGGGAGCTCCATGTTAAGACAACGTTTTGTTCTGGATACTACTGCCCTTACTGACCTGCAGGCAAGGGAGGCAATGGGAGTAGATAGCCTGTGTGAAGGCATGAAGAATATGCTGGAAATGATAGCAAGCGCACGGCTTAAGCTTGGCATTAGTTGCTATGTACCTTTTCCTTCTGTATACAACGAACTTCAGGAATTTGCTAAGAACAATGGATGTGAAACGGATGTCATAGCAAAGATAGACACATGGCTTGTGAAAAAAGCTCCTGACAGATATAATGTCATGATTAATTCCCGCATCTTCCACGAATACGTCTCCTATATGAGAGAGCGCATCAACAAAGGCATGGTAGTCGCCGAAGAGGCCATCTGGGAAGGCTCTACAAAATGTCTTTTGCTGACCACAAAAGCAGAGGACACACAGCAGATTGATTTCGAAATAGAAAAAGGTGTTATAGGGCCGATAGTCGGGAAGTTCAGGAACAAATA
This DNA window, taken from Methanomethylovorans hollandica DSM 15978, encodes the following:
- a CDS encoding DUF3303 domain-containing protein: MLFMDISTWAPEHREDILKHFKEIRPPAGIHVVNQWLDLTGGRFFILYEAESSEAYAAFNLPWSDVCTIDSVPVMEAIDFIKHMAEHGLKF
- a CDS encoding phasin family protein, with the translated sequence MKDTLKKVGLFGIGLWALTEDKINEISKELIDSGEMNKKEGKKFVKEVLEEQKKQTEEMEKKINAKVQETFKRAEVVKKDDLKILKEQMQQLQNKLDEMIGEKKEETEEVEKEAESEEEMKKEQEE
- a CDS encoding 50S ribosomal protein L40e produces the protein MARFPEAENRILNKKICMKCNARNASRADRCRKCGSKALRPKSKEAKGG
- a CDS encoding DNA-methyltransferase, with translation MLHDSFNYSICILDWSCKNPSALRRLKVLIYCCNIVPPRMRDTYYNQDCITGARDHIPDRSVDLIITDPPFAINGNNLHKHYHRKEEHVFEGYVEVDQEEYRDFSIKWMHEAHRVLKDTGSMYVVSGWSNLLDILLALEKNDFELINHIIWKYNFGVSTRHKFVTSHYHILYCKKSAAKKVKFNTFCRFGTSEKHDDNSSMLYNDLEDVWVINRDFKKGRLRNKNTLPAELLKKMILYSSDENDLVCDFFLGSFSTAKISKSLNRYSTGFEVNSDVYDYQLEQMHNIERGYILKELCSNGGNPHHNQRKRWTEEEANKVIARYDAIKSAGLTDKKAYQLLSMEFGRGYFSMMNITKKNRK
- a CDS encoding DUF128 domain-containing protein produces the protein MTDPNVERKLIEIMRIISKSDKPLGARLIADELQNRGYAIGERAVRYHLRILDERGFTKKHGYIGRTITEHGQKELSDALISDRLDLVITRIEELVYKTTYDLREKKGNVIVNVSIIDKSDYEKAMDVLKYAINAGISISPRIRIVDEDSEEDDIFVPDGKFAIANVCSITYDGILLKNGIPSTPLYGGLMQMEAHQPVSFVDIIGYSGTSIDPIKIFINRHSTSVLDYIESGNGKLLANLRHIPGSAREKAHEVMELAKDSDINGYLQIGETSEDVFNVPMERGKAGIPVIVGSNAISAIAEAGIPVKAYPVSTIMDYNIMKKLE
- a CDS encoding geranylgeranylglyceryl/heptaprenylglyceryl phosphate synthase, coding for MQVEKYLNEIAEREGTVHLTLIDPASQSPEEAAAMAFAAAQGGTDAIMIGGSTGAGGVLLDQTISKIKEVIDLPIILFPGSASGVSAYADAIFFMSLLNSRDINYITGNQVMGAPLVYKSGIEAISMAYIIIEPGGTVGWVGDARLIPKNKPEIAVAYSLAGKYLGMHYTYLETGSGADGPATPQMIASVKHALGNNMLIVGGGIRDAETARKCVQSGADMIVTGTVVEETSDVTGKIRELVSAIKK
- a CDS encoding ABC transporter ATP-binding protein; this encodes MLRVKNLAKDYNVLDERKRVLEGISFTVNDGEILGITGKSGSGKSTLLRILRGVESFDEGVIELEGKQFFPDSDKDDMMDLIQNTAIHLQRNFGLWNGPAIENIIRKINSRNEGHEGLPESDSPYYDEMYEESMEYLKLVGLEHKALHATSALSGGEKQRLILARQIVAKPKLLLLDEPVTMTGPGTKQEVLDVIKNVKKELNIPIIVVSHLPELHMYISDRLIYLEDGHIIEEGKTETVLKHFLKDMQPQVEISSLGKKETIIKVKDINKRLTLIRVGEVLNFKNLSLDINRGEIVSLIGQSGAGKTTLLKMIEGLTSPASGEILYLHDGEWIDITNFNPRRMELRKKISIMHQEFTLSPHSTIGQQIGFRMQIKGPGSLEYARKKAKELEVSEEILDMLYTLPDMAEEEKDKIMNQMQITPEIYAKLFPKVTFEDVKEHASKIFEALDLPLGILYKTPYQISGGEHVRAYIALALTTHPEILMLDEPFGDLDPVTLRDVTNALKRINREFGTTMIIVSHHMDFVKEVSHRVVLIDEAKVVMDGDPVEVSNCLIEMSHAKYLERNIESLIS